From a single Nematostella vectensis chromosome 3, jaNemVect1.1, whole genome shotgun sequence genomic region:
- the LOC5507775 gene encoding uncharacterized protein LOC5507775 produces the protein MDFQWTKLLLLYFSMLKHYCVGLPSPVGLYPLDGDRKASDISCHNNPEGKLYAVKVSKGPGGRPSGAYRFSGSKNSYIEIPGNSMTDVRYSLTLLAEVYHAGYAGPIMDFATDGLGVNLWMTGPETLNGRFITRDGVNNIFLSSNQIGLRYSWHIVGLTYDYVHGTAELYIDGKRVRRLYLGRFDLKTKGFIRLGAVEHDDRYFKGKISCLQIYDKALSEKEIIEVAGRCAMKEPVNCSVTDLPSRVERHMTSSSGSFSSPGYPRGYPADANCVWTIKVPVGKRVEVIFSNLDLEQDSSCPDNVRVLDGLTSWSVELRRFCHSTEGASNRVTSSANGLRIEFRSNGLISGKGFTASYTSQDIERDDETLAIDLSIHYTGIVIGVACAALFTVLSIIAVNHTRRHRHSRRSSTFSDRQSECPSEMDVVREGAPPSYDIVMRCPDLYPPSPLMSPASSCTPDIQPRFKVPSRPGSSAVSLLASCATSQPGSRTVSPLVSRASSPVLSAHSQWNSDIITPHENQLASVMSSGILTSTGHGLDDDEDPPPYPGIVVVHGDTVFGSHPDDVTSTRFSTQSLHTGDMRGLFGSRTARSGIGYFRTHSTDLCGDHRLREYERAAVSIPASGSSPGLTVTHTSLESHSTIESNELTDLRGSSGNSNDDMRVVMPNQTSGRASRSLERRDSSADRTSDLCTSDRVLDTSLGACRLSDAREDSV, from the exons GACTCCCAAGCCCTGTTGGTCTTTATCCATTGGACGGTGACCGCAAAGCATCAGATATCAGTTGCCATAACAACCCCGAAGGAAAGCTCTATGCGGTAAAAGTATCGAAAGGCCCGGGCGGACGCCCCTCGGGCGCCTACCGCTTCTCTGGGTCTAAGAACAGTTATATTGAGATTCCAGGCAACAGTATGACGGATGTGCGATACTCACTGACGCTCTTGGCAGAGGTGTACCACGCGGGCTATGCTGGACCTATCATGGACTTCGCTACAGACGGGTTAGGGGTGAATCTCTGGATGACCGGCCCTGAAACACTCAACGGAAG GTTCATCACTAGAGAcggcgtcaataacatattcCTAAGCAGTAATCAAATCGGCCTACGCTATAGCTGGCACATTGTGGGGCTCACTTACGACTACGTTCACGGGACAGCGGAGTTGTACATCGACGGCAAGCGCGTGCGCAGACTATATTTGGGGAGGTTTGATTTGAAGACGAAGGGTTTTATTCGCCTCGGCGCTGTTGAGCACGACGACCGTTATTTCAAAGGGAAGATATCCTGCCTTCAGATCTACGACAAAGCGTTGAGCGAGAAGGAGATCATAGAAGTGGCGGGGCGATGCGCCATGAAAG AACCAGTGAACTGCTCTGTCACCGATCTGCCTTCTCGTGTTGAACGgcatatgacgtcatcatccGGGAGCTTCAGTTCCCCTGGCTACCCACGTGGTTACCCAGCAGACGCTAACTGTGTGTGGACCATCAAAGTGCCTGTCGGCAAGAGGGTGGAGGTTATCTTCAG TAACCTCGACCTCGAGCAAGACTCAAGTTGCCCTGACAACGTGCGAGTGCTGGACGGTCTCACAAGCTGGTCCGTGGAGCTCAGGAGGTTTTGTCACTCAACCGAGGGCGCAAGCAACagggtgacgtcatcagcTAATGGTCTGCGGATAGAGTTCCGCAGTAACGGCTTGATCAGCGGTAAAGGATTCACGGCAAGCTACACATCTCAAGACATAG AACGCGATGACGAAACCCTCGCCATCGACCTGAGCATTCACTACACAGGCATCGTGATCGGCGTAGCTTGCGCCGCGCTTTTTACCGTGCTGTCAATCATAGCTGTCAATCACACACGCCGGCACAGACACAGTAGACGCAGCAGCACGTTCAGTGATCGACAGAGCGAGTGTCCCTCAGAGATGGACGTTGTACGTGAGGGTGCACCGCCATCCTATGATATAG TGATGAGATGCCCCGACCTCTACCCGCCCTCACCACTAATGAGTCCCGCAAGCTCCTGTACTCCCGACATTCAACCACGCTTTAAAGTACCATCCCGCCCAGGGTCTAGCGCGGTGTCCCTCCTGGCGTCCTGCGCTACATCACAACCAGGTTCACGAACAGTGTCCCCCCTTGTATCACGTGCTTCCAGTCCTGTGCTCTCAGCCCACTCCCAGTGGAACTCAGACATAATTACGCCGCACGAAAACCAATTAGCTAGCGTAATGTCATCCGGGATATTAACATCGACGGGGCATGGTTTGGACGACGACGAAGatcccccaccctaccccggCATCGTCGTCGTACATGGCGATACAGTGTTCGGATCACAcccagatgacgtcacatcaaCACGATTTTCGACTCAGTCGCTTCATACGGGCGACATGCGTGGACTTTTTGGTTCTCGGACGGCTCGGTCCGGAATAGGTTATTTTCGGACACACAGTACTGACTTATGCGGTGATCATAGACTTCGGGAGTATGAAAGAGCGGCGGTTTCCATCCCTGCCTCGGGATCGTCTCCAGGACTTACGGTAACTCACACTTCGCTCGAGTCTCATTCAACGATTGAAAGTAACGAGCTTACGGATTTGCGTGGCAGCAGCGGTAACAGCAACGACGACATGCGCGTTGTTATGCCCAATCAGACGAGTGGTCGCGCGTCTCGAAGTTTAGAGAGAAGAGACTCTAGTGCTGACCGAACTTCTGACTTATGTACATCAGACAGAGTGTTAGATACCTCTTTGGGAGCTTGCCGTTTAAGTGACGCTAGAGAAGATAGTGTTTGA
- the LOC5507776 gene encoding neuronal pentraxin-2, whose product MPWYNGHLVTMVFMLASVAMVHGIIEASRLENSDSFDANFTAAPGNLISQKLPNLSTFTGCWWMKQTVPVFGVFSHPILSISTLDATNALVFVSLGGSEDNAGVLLEYKTRNSGLIRFNTKDNRWHHVCIAFNTGTREMTAYTDGESLKSAIIQTGPKEMVLEGGCLVVGWRQSSYCTVPVKPSFDQAYTGMLSMLNIWGRLLGAAEVRDVYRGCTGYHGDVFSWDWPAIKGDFHKTNITTPTSACHSQYSSAIFVSYQGEVLHGHTIKAFQAQDVFSCTQACMQDNKCKSINLLRRSNDYICELNSKHVESKGSFVSAQEGEYYYKSKFWNG is encoded by the exons ATGCCCTGGTATAATGGCCATTTGGTTACCATGGTGTTTATGCTGGCGTCAGTTGCTATGGTCCACGGCATTATAGAAGCTTCCCGCCTAGAAAACTCAG ACAGTTTCGATGCAAACTTCACTGCAGCTCCCGGTAACCTAATCTCGCAAAAACTACCGAATCTAAGCACTTTTACTGGATGCTGGTGGATGAAGCAGACTGTTCCTGTGTTTGGGGTGTTTTCGCACCCCATCCTGTCAATCTCGACACTGGACGCAACAAATGCACTTGTTTTCGTCAGTTTGGGGGGAAGCGAAGATAACGCTGGAGTTTTACTGGAGTATAAAACAAGGAACAGTGG CTTGATAAGGTTTAATACCAAAGATAACCGATGGCATCACGTGTGCATTGCGTTTAACACCGGCACGAGAGAAATGACCGCCTATACTGACGGGGAGAGTCTGAAGTCTGCTATTATACAAACCGGACCTAAAG AAATGGTATTGGAAGGTGGATGTCTCGTCGTTGGATGGCGACAAAGCTCCTACTGCACAGTTCCCGTAAAACCCAGCTTCGACCAAGCGTATACTGGCATGCTCAGCATGTTGAACATCTGGGGCAGGCTTCTTGGCGCGGCGGAAGTACGGGACGTCTACCGGGGATGCACTGGTTACCATGGAGACGTATTCTCGTGGGACTGGCCCGCGATAAAGGGTGACTTTCATAAGACAAATATAACTACACCTACATCTGCCTGCCACTCGCAAT ACTCATCCGCTATATTTGTCTCCTATCAAGGGGAAGTCCTCCATGGTCACACGATTAAGGCGTTCCAGGCTCAAGATGTTTTTAGCTGCACGCAGGCATGTATGCAGGACAACAAGTGCAAATCAATCAACTTGCTTCGAAGGTCTAATGATTATATTTGTGAACTGAACAGCAAGCATGTTGAATCAAAGGGCAGCTTCGTGAGTGCCCAGGAAGGTGAATACTATTACAAATCCAAGTTCTGGAATGGATAA
- the LOC5507764 gene encoding protein Hikeshi — MAGMFGCVVSGRLVQTDAQQVGPTQVVFNLADAESIHHVVVFLTGTVPFPDGMGGAVFYCYPSTEGPAWQLLGFLSNAKPSAIFKIAKVKPEEVVQNPFSFQQNQDHTIAQIGISLEPLDQLAQMTPASGATPSKLNSFVEYTQKMLQNFVNYITSFAMTQSQMVPNPSESYVPMSAVQKWYSNFERKLTNDPNFWKH, encoded by the exons ATGGCGGGCATGTTTGGATGTGTGGTGTCCGGAAGACTG GTCCAAACAGATGCTCAACAAGTTGGGCCTACACAAGTTGTCTTCAACCTGGCAGATGCTGAATCTATCCATCATGTTGTTGTCTTCCTTACTGGTACAGTACCGTTTCCTGATGGGATGGGCGGAGCTGTCTTTTATTGTTACCCTAGTACTGAGGGGCCTGCCTGGCAGCTACTTGGATTTCTTTCGAATGCAAAGCCAAGTGCCATATTTAAGATAGCAAAG GTCAAACCTGAAGAAGTTGTTCAAaatccattttcatttcaacAAAACCAAGACCACACTATTGCTCAAATAGGCATATCCTTAGAGCCCTTGGATCAGCTGGCTCAAATGACACCAGCTTCTGGAGCTACACCATCAAAATTGAACTCCTTTGTGGAATACACCCAGAAAATGCTTCAAAATTTTGTCAATTATATCACTTCATTTGCAATGACGCAATCACAGATGGTGCCAAACCCTTCAGAGAGCTATGTTCCTATGAGTGCTGTTCAAAAATGGTATAGTAATTTTGAAAGAAAGCTAACAAATGACCCAAACTTTTGGAAACATTGA
- the LOC5507777 gene encoding membrane progestin receptor gamma, which produces MTPLFTAFCKNGNEINKKKKAKQEQAVDDARKQSETRKFTLTVHEIPPEYRDRYIRSGYRKPGLTFLECLQSLFHWNNEVLNVWTHYITLLLFTWKFCNLGRDLSQPEYYPLLAYAVGACMFPLLSCIAHTFSSMSISVRHICFFCDYAGISLYSIGSSVAYFFYTIPPDVKSTWLGWAYPPLNVLMAASCCYVCCISRAKQWSKYQTVMRACSFAVPYVFCSSFILHKLLISRNSPSSSWFHCSQFFWCTLMAIAMTTKVPEKYFMEYFDIVGHSHQWFHIFVSVGTNQQINAVLLDMIDLENTGQLPLVSFLSSVGLVLLVALVDTAIVVYFSRKILQKKIKPS; this is translated from the exons ATGACGCCGCTTTTTACTGCATTTTGCAAGAATGGAAACGaaatcaacaaaaaaaagaaagccaaacaagaacaGGCAGTGGACGATGCAAGAAAACAAAGTGAAACAAGAAAATTCACCCTCACAGTTCACGAG ATCCCCCCTGAATACCGTGACCGGTACATAAGGTCTGGGTACCGTAAGCCCGGTCTAACCTTCCTGGAATGCCTACAAAGTCTCTTCCACTGGAACAACGAAGTGCTGAACGTCTGGACGCACTACATTACTCTCCTCTTATTTACCTGGAAATTCTGTAACTTGGGACGTGATCTAAGCCAGCCTGAATACTACCCGCTGTTGGCGTATGCAGTTGGCGCTTGCATGTTCCCGCTGCTTAGCTGCATCGCACACACATTCAGCAGTATGTCCATCAGTGTTCGGCATATCTGCTTTTTCTGCGACTACGCAGGGATAAGCCTGTACAGTATTGGCTCGTCCGTCGCCTATTTCTTTTACACCATCCCGCCAGACGTCAAAAGCACATGGCTGGGCTGGGCGTACCCCCCGTTGAACGTCCTTATGGCCGCATCTTGCTGCTACGTTTGCTGTATTTCTCGAGCCAAGCAATGGAGCAAGTACCAAACGGTCATGCGGGCCTGCTCTTTCGCAGTCCCTTACGTGTTTTGTAGCTCTTTTATCCTACACAAGCTGCTAATATCAAGGAATTCACCGAGCTCCTCGTGGTTTCACTGCTCGCAGTTTTTCTGGTGCACTTTGATGGCGATAGCGATGACCACGAAGGTCCCTGAGAAGTATTTCATGGAATATTTCGATATCGTAGGGCACAGCCACCAGTGGTTCCATATATTTGTATCTGTGGGGACGAACCAGCAAATCAACGCTGTGCTTCTAGATATGATTGATTTAGAAAACACTGGTCAACTTCCATTGGTATCGTTTCTCTCGAGCGTTGGTTTGGTCTTACTCGTTGCTCTCGTAGATACTGCTATAGTAGTATATTTCTCGCGtaaaattttacaaaaaaagataaagCCATCATAA
- the LOC5507765 gene encoding probable RNA methyltransferase Y17G7B.18 → MSSAIFRPKMATKHVKTEQLSPVKKRFVSPINQRRQPRNQGISTKFRANLKDFHKYQQSKKGDLGNKKKIQKDRSISYHLGGNSHDPLNLNSLINRDPDFNTPQASPLALHEDSPIQLYLPKDCTDPLNLKCFPSQDGKEGVITPKKKKKKKKNKNAGNDNDHNIKPESPDACSKDETTETKKKKSHRRKKSKKRKSKGGDDVKKVFPEVAEADTRHDSDSRTVLKVKEEVCVEKSGVQVENVQSVCSEGPPEKKRRIVEDKTSNSSQSADMQSKQPGRRTPKSNFSMSKQKQKVFIHGNYNRYYGYRNNNQSEDIRLKSFKKEWFQGKDVLDIGCNTGIVTLAIAKNYEPRVIVGSDIDNSLIRIAKSNIRNYVEKPISSTTIASTQFPISFMLTSGPLAAPVLSSNDLSTCSFPKNVVFKQENYVPPHETALSYQKAMYDTILCLSVTKWVHLNNGDQGLKLMFKKMFKNLRPGGKLILEPQPMSSYKRRKNLTEKIRANYDSIKFKPEQFLDYLLSDEVGFAAFEVLNPQDQTQTGFKRPLYLFTKAVQPVNPTSK, encoded by the exons ATGAGCTCCGCTATTTTTAGACCTAAGATGGCGACGAAACATGTAAAAACTGAGCAACTGAGTCCTGTCAAAAAGAGGTTTGTAAGTCCTATAAACCAAAGAAGGCAACCAAGAAATCAAGGGATCTCAACGAAATTTCGCGCTAACTTGAAAGACTTTCATAAATATCAACAGTCTAAAAAGGGAGATCTgggaaataagaaaaaaatacagaaggATCGCTCAATTAGTTATCACCTAGGAGGTAACTCTCACGACCCTCTTAATTTAAACAGTCTTATAAATCGTGACCCAGACTTTAACACACCGCAGGCTTCACCACTTGCTTTACATGAGGACTCCCCAATCCAGCTATACCTGCCGAAGGATTGCACAGACCCATTGAACTTGAAATGTTTTCCATCTCAAGATGGAAAGGAAGGAGTAATCACtcctaaaaagaagaagaaaaagaagaagaacaaaaatgctggtaatgataatgatcatAACATTAAACCAGAAAGCCCAGACGCTTGCAGCAAGGATGAGACAACTGaaacaaagaagaaaaaaagtcacAGAAGAaagaaatctaaaaaaagaaaatcaaaggGGGGTGATGATGTAAAGAAAGTGTTTCCAGAGGTTGCTGAGGCAGATACAAGGCATGATTCAGATAGTAGAACTGTATTAAAAGTCAAGGAGGAAGTTTGTGTTGAAAAAAGTGGTGTTCAAGTTGAAAATGTACAGTCAGTTTGCAGTGAAGGGCCTCCCGAGAAGAAAAGGAGGATTGTTGAAGATAAAACATCAAATAGTTCTCAATCAGCAGATATGCAGTCAAAACAGCCAGGGAGAAGGACGCCAAAATCAAATTTTTCCAtgagcaaacaaaaacaaaaagtttttATTCATGGGAACTACAATCGTTACTATGGTTACAGGAATAATAACCAGTCTGAGGATATAAGATTAAAAAGCTTTAAAAAGGAATGGTTCCAGGGTAAAGATGTGCTGGATATTGGTTGCAATACTGGTATTGTTACACTTGCCATTGCTAAGAATTATGAGCCACGAGTCATTGTCGGGAGTGATATTGACAACAGTCTTATTAGAATTGCTAAGAGCAATATAAGGAACTATGTAGAAAAGCCGATTTCTTCCACGACGATAGCTAGTACCCAGTTTCCCATCTCGTTTATGCTGACGAGTGGTCCTCTTGCTGCCCCTGTCTTATCGTCCAATGATCTGAGTACTTGCAGTTTCCCCAAAAATGTTGTCTTCAAACAG GAAAACTATGTCCCTCCACATGAGACAGCTCTATCCTACCAGAAAGCAATGTACGATACCATACTTTGTCTCAGTGTCACGAAGTGGGTACACTTGAATAATGGGGACCAAGGTCTAAAGCTCATGTTCAAGAAAATGTTCAAGAACCTGCGGCCAGGAGGGAAACTGATTCTAGAGCCACAACCAATGTCATCttataaaagaagaaaaaatctGACA GAGAAAATCAGGGCTAATTATGATAGTATCAAGTTCAAGCCTGAGCAGTTTTTGGACTACCTTCTGTCAGATGAGGTTGGCTTTGCAGCATTTGAAGTGCTGAACCCACAAGACCAAACACAGACAG GATTCAAACGACCCTTGTACCTTTTCACTAAAGCTGTGCAACCTGTCAACCCCACTTCCAAGTAG